The segment GACTGAAAGAAAGGTGCGATTATAATGGGCAAAGCAACAGACAACAAAGATTCCCAAGTCGATTATTTAAAAAATAGATTGAACATGTTTTTGGAGGTTGTGGATTCATTGGATCCGGAAGCAACAGATCTCGAGGACATCGATCGCCTGATCCAGATGCTGGATGATTTAGAGGGAAAATATAATCAGTTTAAGAAGGACTGGTAAAGTTAGGTCAGAGTCCATCAGATGAGGATTTATTGAAGGTGAAAAAGCTGGGAGAGAGGTCTTCATAGAGGTGATGAGGACCTCTTTAAGGTGGAAAAGTATGTTGAGACGTCTTCATAATGGACATGAAGACAATTCGAAGCCAAAAAATGCCTCGAGATTGTCATCATCGAGGTTATGAAGACAATTTGAAGTCAAAAAATGCCTCGAGATTGTCATCATCGAGGTTATGAAGACAATTTGAAGTCAAAAAATGCCTCGAGATTGTCATCATCGAGGTTATGAAGACAATTCGAAGCCAAAAAATGCCTCGAGATTGTCATCATCGAGGTATGAAGACAATTCGAAGCCAAAAAATGCCTCGAGATTGTCATAATCGAGGTATGAAGACAATTCGAAGCCAAAAAATGCCTTGCGATTGTCATCATCGAGGTTATGAAGACAATTTGAAGTCAAAAAATGCCTCGAGATTGTCATCATCGAGGTTATGAAGACAATTTGAAGTCAAAAAATGCCTCGCGATTGTCATCATCGAGGTTATGAAGACAATTCGAAGCCAAAAAATGCCTCGCGATTGTCATTATAGAGGCCATGAAGACAATTTGAAGCCCAAATAACCTCCGAAATTGTCTTCATACAAATAATGAAAGTCTACCCTCCTAGGCCATTCACCACTGCATGCAGAAATGGGGTATCACCTCGACTTCATCACCTTCCTATAAACCTCCAACAATTTCTCCACAGACACACCATCAACTTTCATCCCAGAAATGTCGCAAGCATTAATCTCCACATCAGCCATCTTACAATTGGTAAACCTGGTACCCATCAATTCACAGCGCTCAAAGGTTACAGGAGCCCCTTCAATAAACGTATCACTGAACCCAACATCGCTCATATCCACATGCTTCACCCTACTCCCAGAAAGGTTCAAATCAGCAATCAATGTATCCTGAAAATTGATGTTCTGAAACTTCGATCTACTTAAATTGATATTGCTGAAATGTGCCCCGGATAAAGTGCTGTTGCTGAAAGCACTGGTAGCTAAATTCGCCCCATAAAAGGTCGCCCCTTCTAAATTGCAAGATTCAAATTTATTCTCACTAGCCACTCCAGCAGAAATGCGCTTGACATAACACACCTCATCTTCTGTCTCAAATTTGCGTTCAAAGCCCAACTTTTCATAAAAATGTAGATTGCCCTTTTGTCTTGGGGAGGTTTCCAAATCCCAAGTCGTCACAGTAGGATGTGCTTTTTCCACCAAACGAATCACTTCAGAACCCAGGCCTTTCCTTTGAAAAGCAGGGTCAATAAAAATTCGATCGATCCGGCCAAAACGGTTCCCTGTCAGCGTCAAAATGATCCCGCCTACAAGTTGCTCTTCCACCAAAATACTGTAATAAGTAAGCTCTTCTATCATGTACCGGGTAGTATGAATGGAATCATAACCAGGTGGTTGTATATTATAGTCCACTACAGGCGAGTCCAAAGCCCCAAGCCACCTGCGTGCTTCCTCATCAAATGTTCTTTTCATTATTGCAGTCAACTGCTCAGCATCTTCTAAATTTGCCGCTAAAAGTGCTAAAAACTGTGTCATTGTTTGTTTCTCCCATCTCTCCCGTATCCTATTGTCACTTTACCACAAAAATCCAAATAGGATTAACCTTTTAATGGAATCGGTTACAAATTCCTTTATC is part of the Sutcliffiella sp. FSL R7-0096 genome and harbors:
- a CDS encoding SE1561 family protein; the protein is MGKATDNKDSQVDYLKNRLNMFLEVVDSLDPEATDLEDIDRLIQMLDDLEGKYNQFKKDW
- a CDS encoding GNAT family N-acetyltransferase, with the protein product MTQFLALLAANLEDAEQLTAIMKRTFDEEARRWLGALDSPVVDYNIQPPGYDSIHTTRYMIEELTYYSILVEEQLVGGIILTLTGNRFGRIDRIFIDPAFQRKGLGSEVIRLVEKAHPTVTTWDLETSPRQKGNLHFYEKLGFERKFETEDEVCYVKRISAGVASENKFESCNLEGATFYGANLATSAFSNSTLSGAHFSNINLSRSKFQNINFQDTLIADLNLSGSRVKHVDMSDVGFSDTFIEGAPVTFERCELMGTRFTNCKMADVEINACDISGMKVDGVSVEKLLEVYRKVMKSR